A window from Patescibacteria group bacterium encodes these proteins:
- a CDS encoding Fic family protein, producing MKNAKIGQNIEQKKGFKAFTPNPFPPKEGFSFEPKILKKNNEATRLLGKLDGITKLLSDSDFFLLMYLRKDAASSSQIEGTMATMIDAIEAEVKINTNIPEDVDDILHYIKALNYGLKRVTTDNFPMALRFIRELHKQLMHKARANHFSDPGEFRKSQNWIGGTRPDNARFVPPAVHDMHNALSDLEKFIHSDDSVPTIIKAGLIHAQFETIHPFLDGNGRTGRMLITFYLWKEGYLEKPILFLSSFFKKHQKLYYEKLFGYHHGKVNDWIDFFLDGVIEIAHEAIDIVDKITILRQKDLMKIQKLGKRASESATIVLSELYEQPIVNVKVIQNWTGFTRAGAQTVIDRFIKMGILSPKDKDKKYGQSYIYKDYVELFNNRN from the coding sequence ATGAAAAATGCTAAAATTGGCCAAAATATAGAACAAAAAAAGGGCTTTAAAGCTTTTACTCCCAATCCTTTTCCACCAAAGGAAGGTTTTAGTTTTGAGCCAAAAATCTTGAAAAAGAACAATGAAGCCACTAGATTACTCGGCAAGCTTGATGGTATTACTAAATTATTGTCTGATTCGGATTTTTTTCTTCTGATGTATTTGCGAAAAGATGCAGCTTCTTCAAGTCAAATCGAGGGAACTATGGCAACAATGATTGATGCCATTGAGGCGGAAGTAAAAATAAATACAAATATACCTGAAGATGTTGATGATATTTTGCATTATATCAAAGCTCTTAATTATGGGTTGAAGCGGGTAACAACGGATAATTTTCCTATGGCGCTTAGATTTATCCGTGAATTGCATAAACAGTTGATGCACAAAGCTCGGGCAAATCATTTTTCTGATCCCGGCGAATTTCGCAAAAGTCAAAATTGGATTGGTGGCACAAGGCCGGATAATGCCAGATTTGTTCCTCCGGCTGTTCATGATATGCATAATGCACTTAGCGATTTAGAAAAATTTATACATTCAGATGACTCTGTTCCGACTATAATCAAAGCCGGATTAATTCACGCTCAATTCGAAACAATTCACCCATTTTTAGATGGAAACGGAAGAACAGGAAGAATGTTAATCACTTTTTATTTGTGGAAAGAAGGTTATTTAGAAAAACCAATTTTGTTTTTATCGTCTTTTTTTAAAAAACACCAAAAACTGTATTACGAAAAACTATTCGGTTATCACCATGGCAAGGTAAACGATTGGATTGATTTTTTCCTGGATGGCGTTATTGAAATAGCCCATGAAGCTATTGATATAGTAGACAAAATTACTATTCTGAGACAAAAAGATTTGATGAAAATTCAGAAACTTGGAAAGCGCGCCTCCGAAAGTGCGACAATTGTCTTGTCTGAACTTTACGAACAACCAATTGTAAATGTTAAAGTTATCCAAAATTGGACGGGTTTTACCCGCGCCGGTGCGCAAACAGTTATTGATAGATTTATTAAAATGGGAATTTTATCACCAAAAGACAAAGACAAAAAATATGGACAATCCTATATTTATAAAGATTACGTTGAACTTTTTAACAACAGAAATTAA
- a CDS encoding GAF domain-containing sensor histidine kinase, whose amino-acid sequence MKLETRPAIDGIMDSFIEILRLAAPKDLKIVAITLRVFDSEYNNLALFGKTGLKHPQKRRRVVPLKGTVSGHLYQVGGCECVSVEDKDWFNHHDRQLAKEEGYGYMLAMELSHLGRSIGTVQVYTVNNPRSYPEEKIGQLMNLVKEISSKFVISYFEDELLIKIQEELTGTNPRGSFYHICAIMAELFNSQGVVIYYRSGKNEVKLIAGYAGKNIPEHGIGERFRISTDANDNLGYLNEVLKSKKTMVFQGTDERLKTINEIMYFQHTQSILVAPIIVESFIQGFMVINQSLNRPPFDEKEMKLIDRIALKVSQSLSMIRLQKENAACQAANVSSSLLAEIRHNLLNPLIPIFNQTKSLLDSERLPDDLRQCAEGILQEAKNLDKRLRDLEDLYCNDNRVAMSWINLVSLLEKKVESWRTICEERGFQLFFDKRVKNILRNANSQLLEIALENLFNNAIEATSQKGSRIEVTIRRSKRYNPVITMTNPGEIPVDKMPKIFQRGFSTKDEGSGQGLTIAKKYVAMHGGEIACESSHGKTTFLIVLFGHQQKN is encoded by the coding sequence ATGAAACTGGAGACAAGACCGGCCATTGACGGAATTATGGATTCGTTTATTGAGATTCTTCGGCTAGCAGCGCCTAAGGATTTAAAAATTGTGGCTATTACCTTGCGGGTTTTTGACTCTGAATACAATAATTTAGCGCTTTTTGGCAAAACTGGTTTAAAGCATCCACAAAAAAGAAGAAGGGTAGTGCCTCTGAAAGGAACAGTATCCGGTCATCTTTATCAAGTTGGCGGATGCGAGTGTGTCAGTGTCGAAGATAAAGACTGGTTTAACCATCATGACCGTCAGTTAGCCAAAGAAGAAGGCTATGGCTATATGTTAGCTATGGAGCTTTCCCATTTAGGGCGCAGTATTGGCACAGTCCAGGTTTACACGGTTAATAATCCGAGGTCATACCCAGAAGAAAAGATAGGCCAGTTAATGAATTTGGTGAAAGAGATATCTTCCAAGTTTGTTATTAGCTATTTTGAAGATGAACTATTGATAAAAATCCAGGAAGAATTAACCGGGACCAATCCACGAGGCAGTTTTTATCACATCTGCGCTATTATGGCTGAGCTTTTTAACAGTCAGGGTGTGGTCATTTACTACCGTTCGGGAAAAAACGAGGTTAAGCTTATTGCTGGTTATGCCGGAAAAAACATTCCTGAACATGGCATTGGAGAAAGATTTAGAATTAGTACCGATGCTAATGATAATCTAGGGTACCTTAATGAGGTATTGAAAAGTAAGAAGACAATGGTTTTTCAGGGTACTGATGAAAGACTGAAAACAATAAATGAAATTATGTATTTTCAGCATACCCAGTCAATCTTAGTGGCTCCAATTATTGTAGAATCTTTTATTCAAGGTTTTATGGTGATCAACCAGAGCCTAAATCGACCGCCTTTTGATGAAAAAGAAATGAAACTGATCGATCGCATCGCTCTGAAAGTATCACAATCGTTGAGTATGATCAGGCTGCAAAAAGAAAACGCGGCCTGTCAGGCGGCTAATGTTAGCTCGTCATTACTGGCTGAAATAAGGCATAATCTGCTTAACCCTTTAATTCCGATTTTCAATCAGACTAAGAGTCTACTTGATTCAGAAAGATTACCGGACGATTTAAGGCAATGCGCCGAGGGTATTTTACAGGAGGCCAAAAATTTGGATAAACGACTACGAGACTTGGAAGATCTATATTGTAATGACAACCGAGTGGCTATGAGTTGGATTAATTTAGTTTCCTTGCTAGAGAAAAAAGTAGAATCATGGAGAACCATATGTGAAGAAAGGGGCTTTCAATTATTTTTTGACAAAAGGGTAAAAAATATCCTTCGCAACGCTAATAGTCAATTACTGGAAATTGCTCTGGAGAATCTTTTTAATAATGCTATTGAAGCCACTTCTCAAAAAGGCAGCCGGATAGAGGTTACCATAAGAAGATCAAAAAGGTATAATCCGGTAATTACCATGACTAACCCGGGTGAAATTCCGGTTGATAAGATGCCGAAAATTTTTCAGCGTGGCTTTAGCACAAAAGATGAAGGCAGTGGCCAGGGTCTGACTATTGCTAAAAAATACGTAGCTATGCACGGCGGAGAAATTGCTTGTGAATCTAGCCATGGCAAAACCACTTTCCTAATAGTTCTTTTTGGTCATCAGCAAAAAAATTAA
- a CDS encoding asparaginase domain-containing protein, which translates to MTKRKKILLIFCGGTTLFGNKVSVQSVRKKADVSGWMKNIDELKMMADIEPFFVFGGEAAEVGEKQWQKIAQTVIKNYKKYDGFVITHGLETLPYTAAALSFMLQKLGKPVILTGSPIPSGQESSAEVLESIFKNFQGLGIKANLINACQVAISDLAGVLVVFGSRILSGTAVEGLSSYTRKEEKENKEIMGKIDLGLTIYKEVKKRSSQKPLLKPEIDPKVSVFDFHPGIESGLLKENIKKEVHGLIIKTHSTNFFPDSIFKYLKKAKQKKMPVVIYSTSGFKPVKKSAFIFVDNMNLITTVVKLMWALGQTTSMGQIKKIMAKNYNGEINK; encoded by the coding sequence ATGACTAAGAGAAAAAAAATACTGCTTATATTCTGCGGAGGCACTACTTTGTTTGGTAATAAGGTCTCTGTTCAATCGGTGCGTAAAAAAGCCGATGTTTCCGGCTGGATGAAAAATATTGATGAACTAAAGATGATGGCTGATATTGAACCGTTTTTTGTTTTTGGCGGTGAAGCAGCTGAGGTAGGAGAAAAACAATGGCAAAAAATTGCCCAGACGGTAATAAAAAATTATAAAAAATACGATGGTTTTGTTATTACCCACGGCCTTGAAACACTGCCCTATACGGCCGCTGCTTTATCTTTTATGCTGCAGAAACTGGGCAAGCCGGTTATTTTAACTGGCTCACCCATTCCTTCGGGGCAAGAATCTTCAGCTGAAGTTTTGGAATCTATATTCAAAAATTTTCAGGGCTTGGGTATAAAAGCCAATTTAATTAATGCCTGCCAGGTGGCTATCTCTGATCTAGCTGGTGTTTTAGTCGTTTTTGGCAGCCGTATCTTATCAGGCACTGCTGTGGAAGGCCTTTCTTCTTATACTAGAAAAGAAGAAAAAGAAAATAAAGAAATTATGGGAAAAATTGACTTAGGTTTAACTATTTATAAAGAAGTTAAAAAAAGATCTTCACAAAAACCTTTGCTTAAACCAGAAATTGACCCAAAAGTTTCAGTATTTGATTTTCATCCCGGTATTGAGTCAGGGCTCTTAAAGGAAAATATTAAAAAAGAGGTCCACGGCCTTATAATTAAAACTCATTCAACTAATTTTTTTCCGGATTCTATTTTTAAATATTTAAAAAAAGCCAAGCAAAAAAAGATGCCGGTAGTTATTTATTCTACTAGCGGCTTTAAGCCAGTTAAAAAATCCGCTTTTATTTTTGTCGATAATATGAATCTGATTACCACCGTGGTTAAGCTGATGTGGGCTCTGGGACAAACGACAAGTATGGGCCAGATAAAAAAAATTATGGCCAAAAACTATAACGGTGAGATAAATAAGTAA
- a CDS encoding HD domain-containing protein yields MDKELKNQLIKIAKEKIPDIDVSHDFEHALRVLSNAERIAKEESGDFDIIVPAALFHDLIVYPKNHPDKHKSQEESAEAAEKILNTFGNFPKDKIEKVKICILECSFSKGIVPDLLESKILQDADGLEATGAISIMRTYSSTGQMKRPFYNSDDPFCENREPNASEFALDLFYERLLKVAEKMHTKTAKKIAKRRTDFLMDFLKEFKLELEGK; encoded by the coding sequence ATGGACAAAGAATTAAAAAATCAGTTAATCAAAATCGCCAAAGAAAAAATTCCGGATATAGATGTTTCTCATGATTTTGAACATGCTTTGAGAGTTTTATCTAATGCTGAAAGAATAGCTAAAGAAGAAAGCGGCGATTTTGATATTATTGTTCCCGCCGCCTTATTTCATGATTTGATTGTTTATCCAAAAAATCATCCAGATAAACATAAGTCGCAAGAAGAAAGTGCTGAGGCGGCGGAAAAAATATTGAATACTTTTGGCAATTTTCCCAAAGACAAAATAGAAAAAGTAAAAATCTGCATCTTGGAATGTTCTTTCAGTAAAGGCATTGTTCCTGATTTGTTAGAATCAAAAATTTTGCAAGATGCCGATGGTTTAGAAGCAACCGGCGCAATCTCAATAATGAGAACTTATTCATCAACAGGGCAAATGAAAAGACCTTTTTATAATTCTGATGATCCGTTTTGTGAAAATCGTGAACCTAACGCTTCAGAATTTGCCCTTGATTTATTTTATGAGAGATTGCTCAAAGTTGCTGAAAAAATGCACACAAAAACAGCAAAGAAAATTGCCAAAAGAAGAACTGATTTTTTAATGGATTTTCTAAAAGAATTTAAGTTAGAATTAGAGGGAAAATAA
- a CDS encoding methyltransferase domain-containing protein has protein sequence MTFLNTQKISEEYKKSNCLWGLEPNKYVTQIHKIIKSGKVLDVGVGEGRNALFLAKQGFEISGIDVSKEAICKFLKFAKTENLNVSGIVSDIVNFDFKQNYEVIISIATLHLISKNKVVDIIKKIKEHTKPNGINLLTVFTKKDIGFKEYPNLYFFDEDELKELYKDWQILEYKNYVKEETHSKPHKHHICVLIAKK, from the coding sequence ATGACTTTTTTAAACACACAAAAAATCTCGGAAGAATATAAAAAATCAAATTGTTTGTGGGGTTTGGAACCAAACAAGTACGTGACTCAAATCCATAAAATCATAAAATCTGGAAAAGTTTTAGATGTTGGTGTTGGTGAGGGCAGAAATGCGTTATTTCTCGCCAAACAGGGATTTGAGATAAGTGGAATTGATGTTTCGAAAGAAGCCATATGTAAATTTCTAAAATTTGCCAAAACCGAAAATTTGAATGTAAGTGGCATAGTGTCTGATATTGTTAATTTCGATTTCAAACAAAATTATGAGGTTATTATTTCTATTGCCACTTTGCATCTTATTTCAAAGAACAAGGTTGTAGATATAATCAAAAAAATAAAAGAACATACAAAACCTAATGGAATAAATCTGCTCACTGTATTTACTAAAAAAGATATTGGATTTAAAGAATATCCAAATCTTTATTTTTTTGATGAGGATGAATTGAAAGAATTATATAAAGATTGGCAAATTTTAGAATATAAAAATTATGTAAAGGAGGAAACCCATAGCAAACCCCACAAACATCATATTTGTGTTTTGATTGCTAAAAAGTAG